From Ruminococcus sp. HUN007, a single genomic window includes:
- a CDS encoding DUF6431 domain-containing protein: MKSISFFREKVKDGIVEITGTNSPVCPICGKPMKSHGRCRRYLRVSGEERITLSLRVFYCPECDRYHRELPDYVAPYKHLSTEIIAEIYDGLDNYDVDDSTIIRIRNWVRKFLNFGSATVRRLKIEHPALVVRSSFESTFDTLTYFVRIVVNSNEWKFISSPVISV; encoded by the coding sequence ATCATTTTTTCGTGAAAAAGTCAAGGACGGAATCGTCGAAATTACAGGAACAAATTCACCTGTTTGTCCAATTTGCGGCAAACCAATGAAGTCACACGGAAGGTGCAGACGGTATCTGCGCGTATCCGGCGAAGAGCGAATCACTCTGTCTCTCAGAGTTTTCTACTGCCCGGAATGCGACCGTTATCACCGCGAGCTTCCGGATTACGTTGCTCCTTACAAACATCTCAGTACTGAAATAATAGCTGAAATATATGATGGTCTTGACAACTATGATGTTGATGACAGCACGATAATACGCATCCGAAACTGGGTAAGAAAGTTCCTGAATTTTGGTTCTGCGACTGTCAGAAGACTTAAAATTGAGCATCCTGCACTGGTCGTCAGAAGCAGTTTTGAATCAACATTTGACACGCTCACCTATTTTGTCAGAATAGTCGTAAATTCCAATGAATGGAAGTTCATTAGTTCGCCTGTCATTTCAGTCTGA